The following coding sequences are from one Verrucomicrobiota bacterium window:
- a CDS encoding carbon-nitrogen hydrolase family protein, protein MKTGFCWLRFFAALLFLREVGVASDPQPTPSANTVRVAAAQAARRTIDFRLPPAAALTAVDKNLSDLERIIDRAGEAKCDALALPEDTLSLLNWLGANETLAGEVLPKAVQRMLERLGSAAAGHRMYLIVCSDSIESDGGIYNTAFLLGRDGKEMGRYHKVCPTWSEAGARQRGSAFPVFPTPDLGTAGLLICYDLVMPETARCLALQGADIIFFPTMGGAAIGDGDIGVQALRARAAENFIWLVVAHRGGGAMIISPQGKIVAQAEGPDGLAIADINPRGQREGGDAFTVQTVGLTTDRPENRSADFQSAVSPISNRQGAGKSQRARTGRRPAEYNSAIRQSATLRYELCRPSRGPSSNWQRDMRARLFRERKPEAFHILTEPQPPVVDKVPIGLTRQEAGRIMARALTLGDEEFKQASELQQRGKTGEAIAAFERLRKVYPATWIDRVSQQRLAKLEPAKSKPDASEKGLAAKYPGDVGIGNDPRTRRTPVVGASRCAWNAARTMSATRSNGSCQAPTRSMRASTSSFRRITNTIITSCGWARISARTNGPPSGRPASNRTALTIPRAWNPGLPGARIHLRAR, encoded by the coding sequence ATGAAGACAGGATTCTGTTGGCTGCGCTTCTTCGCAGCCTTGTTGTTCCTCCGGGAGGTTGGAGTTGCTTCTGACCCGCAACCCACGCCTTCCGCAAACACCGTTCGCGTTGCGGCCGCGCAAGCCGCGCGACGCACGATCGATTTTCGCCTGCCGCCCGCCGCCGCCCTGACTGCCGTGGACAAGAATTTGAGCGATTTGGAGCGCATCATCGATCGCGCGGGCGAAGCCAAATGCGATGCGCTCGCGTTGCCTGAAGATACGCTGAGCCTGCTAAACTGGCTGGGCGCGAACGAGACCCTGGCCGGCGAGGTCTTGCCGAAGGCGGTCCAACGAATGCTCGAACGCCTGGGCTCCGCCGCCGCGGGCCACCGCATGTATCTCATCGTGTGCAGCGACTCCATCGAGAGCGACGGCGGGATTTACAACACGGCGTTTCTGCTCGGCCGTGACGGCAAAGAAATGGGCCGCTACCACAAGGTTTGTCCGACGTGGTCGGAAGCGGGCGCGCGGCAGCGGGGAAGCGCGTTCCCGGTGTTTCCAACGCCGGATCTTGGCACGGCGGGTCTGCTCATTTGTTACGACCTGGTGATGCCGGAGACCGCGCGCTGCCTCGCGTTGCAGGGCGCGGACATTATCTTTTTCCCCACAATGGGCGGCGCGGCCATTGGCGACGGAGACATCGGCGTCCAGGCGTTGCGAGCGCGCGCAGCGGAGAATTTCATCTGGCTCGTTGTCGCTCATCGCGGCGGCGGCGCCATGATCATTTCGCCCCAGGGCAAAATAGTTGCCCAGGCGGAAGGTCCGGACGGACTGGCCATCGCGGACATTAATCCTCGCGGCCAGCGCGAGGGCGGCGACGCCTTTACTGTGCAGACGGTGGGATTGACGACAGATCGACCGGAGAACCGTAGCGCAGATTTTCAATCTGCTGTATCGCCGATTTCCAATCGGCAGGGCGCCGGCAAGTCCCAGCGGGCTCGGACTGGGAGACGCCCCGCAGAATACAATTCTGCGATACGGCAGAGTGCAACTCTGCGCTACGAGCTTTGTCGTCCATCCCGCGGACCAAGCAGTAACTGGCAGCGGGACATGCGCGCCCGCCTTTTCCGCGAGCGCAAACCTGAAGCCTTCCACATCCTCACTGAGCCGCAACCACCGGTGGTGGACAAGGTGCCCATTGGCCTGACCCGGCAAGAAGCCGGGCGCATCATGGCTCGGGCGCTGACCCTGGGCGATGAGGAGTTCAAGCAGGCCAGCGAACTTCAACAGCGCGGCAAGACCGGCGAAGCCATTGCGGCCTTTGAGCGGTTGCGAAAGGTCTATCCGGCTACCTGGATCGACCGCGTGTCGCAGCAACGCCTGGCCAAACTTGAACCGGCCAAGTCGAAGCCAGACGCATCCGAGAAGGGCCTCGCGGCGAAATATCCTGGCGATGTCGGCATCGGAAACGATCCGAGGACGCGCCGAACTCCGGTCGTTGGAGCGTCGAGATGCGCATGGAACGCGGCAAGAACCATGTCGGCGACGCGATCAAATGGTTCATGCCAGGCGCCGACGCGGTCTATGCGCGCTTCTACGTCAAGTTTTCGCCGGATTACCAATACAATCATCACTTCGTGTGGCTGGGCGCGAAT